From the Alkaliphilus flagellatus genome, the window GATATTAAAATTAGACCTAATACCTTTTCTTTTTTAAATTTTACAACTTCCATTCCAAGCAAACCATAGTTATCTATAACTACTGAAGCAAATGATTGACCTAACAAGCCTAAGGCTAAAGTTAATGACACTCCAAGGTGATTAAAGCTTATATTGTTAAATAATACGGTAAAGACTCCAATAGCTCCAGCACTATAAAGATGTAAGGGAATATCCTTATAGTAATTAAATTTAGTTTTATTTACTATTAAAATAAAACTTATTCCAATAAGTCCTATTATGTGAATTATTACTGTTGATGAATAATTACCTATATTACTAGCAAGAACACCATTAAAAACTAACATTATTGCAATTAACACACCTATTAATCCTGAGTATAGCTTATACATAAAATACCTCCCTAAATTATCTAGTCTTAATATTAGCATATATAGAGCAAACTAGATTATGACATATGTCATAGTATGTGTGCTATAATTATATAAAACTATAAAATTTTTAGGAGATAGGATGAAGTGAAAAAGATCAAAGATAATAAGAAATTAAACTATTATATTTCAAAATACAGCATAGACCAAATATTTAGCATTGATATGATACCATATATGGAGCTTTTTCTTTTTAAAAGAAATGAACATATTTGTAAGTCGGATGAAAAAATAGAGCATCTATTTTTCTTTGTAGAAGGCAAAGCTAAGGTTTATACATTATTAAGTAATGGTAAGTCATTATTATTGTGTTTTAATAAACCCTTTAAAGTAATTGGGGATATTGAATTTATACATTATAATATAGCAGATTCTAATGTTCAGGTTATAGAAGATACCTATTGTGTAGGCATACCACTTGAAAATATAAGGGAGTATGTAATTGATGATCCAAAGTTCTTGAGATATATGTGTAGTTGTTTAGGTGAGAAATTAACTAGACTATCAAATTATAGTTCTATCAATTTGTTATACCCTTTAGAGAATAGATTATCGAGCTATATATTAGCCATTTCATCTAGTACACAAAAGCAAGAACAAAATAATATTATTTTT encodes:
- a CDS encoding DMT family transporter; this translates as MYKLYSGLIGVLIAIMLVFNGVLASNIGNYSSTVIIHIIGLIGISFILIVNKTKFNYYKDIPLHLYSAGAIGVFTVLFNNISFNHLGVSLTLALGLLGQSFASVVIDNYGLLGMEVVKFKKEKVLGLILISLGIVIMNLY
- a CDS encoding cyclic nucleotide-binding domain-containing protein encodes the protein MKKIKDNKKLNYYISKYSIDQIFSIDMIPYMELFLFKRNEHICKSDEKIEHLFFFVEGKAKVYTLLSNGKSLLLCFNKPFKVIGDIEFIHYNIADSNVQVIEDTYCVGIPLENIREYVIDDPKFLRYMCSCLGEKLTRLSNYSSINLLYPLENRLSSYILAISSSTQKQEQNNIIFDGNLTEMSELLGTSYRHLLRTLNKLCSQGAIKKNQDYYEILNISKLEELAGELYK